The Punica granatum isolate Tunisia-2019 chromosome 4, ASM765513v2, whole genome shotgun sequence genome has a window encoding:
- the LOC116204727 gene encoding CTP synthase 1-like isoform X2, whose amino-acid sequence MRMCICHEMDPYLNTDAGTMSPFEHGEVFVLDDGGEVDLDLGNYERFLDIKLTRDNNITTGKVYQSVIEKERRGDYLGKTVQVVPHVTDAIQEWIERVAMIPVDGKDGPADVCVIELGGTIGDIESMPFIEALGQFSYRVGAGNFCLIHVSLVPVLNVVGEQKTKPTQHSVRGLRGLGLTPNILACRSTTALEENVKVKLSQFCHVLAENIVTLYDVSNIWHIPLLLRDQRAHEAIFKVLNLQSVNKEPALKEWTSRAELCDKLHKPVRIAMVGKYTGHSDSYLSVLKALLHASVAWRKKLVVEWVPACDLEDTTAQENPEAYKAAWKLLKGADGVLVPGGFGDRGVQGKIVAAKYARENRVPYLGICLGMQIAVIEFARSVLGLQDANSTEFDLNAKNPCVIFMPEGSKTHMGGTMRLGSRRTYFQVSDCVSAKLYGNRSYIDERHRHRYEVNPEMVTRLERAGLSFTGKDETGQRMEIIELPSHPYFVGVQFHPEFKSRPGEPSALFLGLIAAASGELDAVLQGSNTRKVSRTNHINVNGSIKYYQNGTILDGNGVLNRFYTNGNGLHL is encoded by the exons ATGCGGATGTGTATTTGCCACGAAATGG ATCCTTATTTGAACACTGATGCCGGAACAATGTCCCCCTTCGAGCATGGAGAAGTCTTTGTCTTAGATGATGGTGGTGAG GTGGACCTGGACCTTGGAAACTACGAGAGATTCCTTGATATCAAATTAACACGCGATAACAATATAACGACGGGGAAGGTTTACCAG TCGGTGAtcgaaaaagagagaagaggagaCTATCTGGGCAAAACTGTTCAG GTTGTTCCTCACGTCACAGATGCTATTCAGGAGTGGATCGAGCGAGTTGCAATGATTCCAGTAGATGGGAAGGATGGACCAGCTGATGTTTGTGTCATAGAATTGGGTGGAACAATAG GAGACATTGAGTCCATGCCATTTATTGAGGCTCTCGGACAATTCTCATATCGTGTCG GCGCTGGAAACTTTTGTTTGATCCATGTCAGTCTTGTACCAGTTCTGAATGTTGTCGGTGAACAG AAAACTAAACCAACGCAGCATAGTGTCAGAGGACTAAGAGGCCTTGGGTTGACACCAAATATTTTAGCTTGTCGCAGCACAacg GCTCTCGAGGAGAATGTAAAAGTGAAGCTGTCGCAGTTTTGCCATGTTCTG GCTGAAAACATTGTCACTCTCTATGATGTTTCGAACATTTGGCACATCCCGTTGCTCCTCAGA GATCAGAGGGCTCATGAAGCAATCTTTAAAGTGCTCAACCTTCAAAG TGTGAATAAGGAACCTGCTCTGAAAGAATGGACTTCCCGTGCAGAATTGTGTGACAAGCTGCATAAGCCT GTCCGAATTGCAATGGTTGGGAAATACACTGGCCATTCAGATTCTTACCTTTCTGTGTTGAAG GCTCTTTTGCATGCATCTGTTGCCTGGCGTAAAAAGCTTGTTGTGGAATGGGTCCCAGCTTGTGACCTCGAAGACACAACAGCCCAAGAG AACCCGGAAGCTTACAAGGCTGCATGGAAGCTGTTGAAG GGTGCAGATGGAGTCCTTGTTCCCGGAGGTTTTGGTGACAGGGGAGTGCAAGGGAAAATCGTTGCTGCCAAATATGCCCGAGAGAACAGAGTCCCTTATCTTGGCATTTGCTTGGGCATGCAGATTGCAGTCATTGAGTTCGCCCGATCAGTCCTTGGTTTACAGGATGCGAATAGCACCGAGTTTGACCTTAACGCTAAAAATCCTTGTGTCATATTTATGCCTGAG GGCTCGAAGACCCACATGGGAGGCACGATGCGCCTCGGTTCCAGGAGGActtattttcaagtttcagATTGTGTATCTGCAAAATT GTATGGGAATCGGAGCTACATTGATGAGAGACATCGTCATAGATACGAG GTGAATCCCGAGATGGTCACACGCCTTGAAAGGGCAGGCCTTTCTTTTACTGGCAAGGATGAAACTGGTCAGAGGATGGAG ATCATAGAGCTGCCCAGTCACCCATACTTTGTTGGCGTTCAATTTCACCCTGAATTTAAATCAAGGCCCGGGGAGCCTTCTGCTCTATTCTTAG GGCTCATAGCAGCTGCATCTGGGGAGTTGGATGCAGTCTTACAAGGCAGCAACACACGAAAAGTCTCACGAACCAATCATATTAACGTCAATGGATCAATCAAATACTACCAGAATGGGACTATCCTTGATGGAAACGGTGTACTGAATCGCTTCTACACAAATGGGAACGGTCTCCACTTGTGA
- the LOC116204727 gene encoding CTP synthase-like isoform X1: MKYVLVTGGVVSGLGKGVTASSIGVLLKACGLRVTSIKIDPYLNTDAGTMSPFEHGEVFVLDDGGEVDLDLGNYERFLDIKLTRDNNITTGKVYQSVIEKERRGDYLGKTVQVVPHVTDAIQEWIERVAMIPVDGKDGPADVCVIELGGTIGDIESMPFIEALGQFSYRVGAGNFCLIHVSLVPVLNVVGEQKTKPTQHSVRGLRGLGLTPNILACRSTTALEENVKVKLSQFCHVLAENIVTLYDVSNIWHIPLLLRDQRAHEAIFKVLNLQSVNKEPALKEWTSRAELCDKLHKPVRIAMVGKYTGHSDSYLSVLKALLHASVAWRKKLVVEWVPACDLEDTTAQENPEAYKAAWKLLKGADGVLVPGGFGDRGVQGKIVAAKYARENRVPYLGICLGMQIAVIEFARSVLGLQDANSTEFDLNAKNPCVIFMPEGSKTHMGGTMRLGSRRTYFQVSDCVSAKLYGNRSYIDERHRHRYEVNPEMVTRLERAGLSFTGKDETGQRMEIIELPSHPYFVGVQFHPEFKSRPGEPSALFLGLIAAASGELDAVLQGSNTRKVSRTNHINVNGSIKYYQNGTILDGNGVLNRFYTNGNGLHL; the protein is encoded by the exons ATGAAGTACGTTCTGGTCACCGGTGGAGTTGTCAGTGGGCTCGGGAAGGGTGTGACTGCTAGCAGTATTGGCGTTCTCCTCAAGGCTTGTGGACTGCGGGTTACTTCCATCAAAAtcg ATCCTTATTTGAACACTGATGCCGGAACAATGTCCCCCTTCGAGCATGGAGAAGTCTTTGTCTTAGATGATGGTGGTGAG GTGGACCTGGACCTTGGAAACTACGAGAGATTCCTTGATATCAAATTAACACGCGATAACAATATAACGACGGGGAAGGTTTACCAG TCGGTGAtcgaaaaagagagaagaggagaCTATCTGGGCAAAACTGTTCAG GTTGTTCCTCACGTCACAGATGCTATTCAGGAGTGGATCGAGCGAGTTGCAATGATTCCAGTAGATGGGAAGGATGGACCAGCTGATGTTTGTGTCATAGAATTGGGTGGAACAATAG GAGACATTGAGTCCATGCCATTTATTGAGGCTCTCGGACAATTCTCATATCGTGTCG GCGCTGGAAACTTTTGTTTGATCCATGTCAGTCTTGTACCAGTTCTGAATGTTGTCGGTGAACAG AAAACTAAACCAACGCAGCATAGTGTCAGAGGACTAAGAGGCCTTGGGTTGACACCAAATATTTTAGCTTGTCGCAGCACAacg GCTCTCGAGGAGAATGTAAAAGTGAAGCTGTCGCAGTTTTGCCATGTTCTG GCTGAAAACATTGTCACTCTCTATGATGTTTCGAACATTTGGCACATCCCGTTGCTCCTCAGA GATCAGAGGGCTCATGAAGCAATCTTTAAAGTGCTCAACCTTCAAAG TGTGAATAAGGAACCTGCTCTGAAAGAATGGACTTCCCGTGCAGAATTGTGTGACAAGCTGCATAAGCCT GTCCGAATTGCAATGGTTGGGAAATACACTGGCCATTCAGATTCTTACCTTTCTGTGTTGAAG GCTCTTTTGCATGCATCTGTTGCCTGGCGTAAAAAGCTTGTTGTGGAATGGGTCCCAGCTTGTGACCTCGAAGACACAACAGCCCAAGAG AACCCGGAAGCTTACAAGGCTGCATGGAAGCTGTTGAAG GGTGCAGATGGAGTCCTTGTTCCCGGAGGTTTTGGTGACAGGGGAGTGCAAGGGAAAATCGTTGCTGCCAAATATGCCCGAGAGAACAGAGTCCCTTATCTTGGCATTTGCTTGGGCATGCAGATTGCAGTCATTGAGTTCGCCCGATCAGTCCTTGGTTTACAGGATGCGAATAGCACCGAGTTTGACCTTAACGCTAAAAATCCTTGTGTCATATTTATGCCTGAG GGCTCGAAGACCCACATGGGAGGCACGATGCGCCTCGGTTCCAGGAGGActtattttcaagtttcagATTGTGTATCTGCAAAATT GTATGGGAATCGGAGCTACATTGATGAGAGACATCGTCATAGATACGAG GTGAATCCCGAGATGGTCACACGCCTTGAAAGGGCAGGCCTTTCTTTTACTGGCAAGGATGAAACTGGTCAGAGGATGGAG ATCATAGAGCTGCCCAGTCACCCATACTTTGTTGGCGTTCAATTTCACCCTGAATTTAAATCAAGGCCCGGGGAGCCTTCTGCTCTATTCTTAG GGCTCATAGCAGCTGCATCTGGGGAGTTGGATGCAGTCTTACAAGGCAGCAACACACGAAAAGTCTCACGAACCAATCATATTAACGTCAATGGATCAATCAAATACTACCAGAATGGGACTATCCTTGATGGAAACGGTGTACTGAATCGCTTCTACACAAATGGGAACGGTCTCCACTTGTGA